One stretch of Malus domestica chromosome 14, GDT2T_hap1 DNA includes these proteins:
- the LOC103430993 gene encoding enoyl-[acyl-carrier-protein] reductase [NADH] 1, chloroplastic-like isoform X1, translating into MAMTAAPGSHMAAVKPCISSSQRTYMSCTAKFGTNSEVGVWRRLKSSSHISATQPFSQSLKSGPAKSVKVVTRAMSGAAENSPLPGLPIDLRGKRAFIAGVADDHGYGWAISKALAAAGAEILVGTWVPALNIFESSLRRGKFDETRKLPDGSLMEITKVYPLDAVFDSPEDVPEDIKTNKRYLGSSNWTVKEVVESVKQDFGSIDILVHSLANGPEVTKPLLETSRYGYLAAISASSYSYVSLLKHFAPIMNPGGASLSLTYIASERIIPGYGGGMSSAKAALESDTRVLAFEAGRKHNIRVNTISAGPLRSRAAKAIGFIDMMIDYSSENAPLQKELSAEEVGNAAAFLASPLASAITGTVVYVDNGLNAMGVGVDSPVFENLDIPKAAK; encoded by the exons ATGGCCATGACTGCAGCTCCCGGATCACACATGGCAGCGGTTAAGCCTTGCATATCGTCCTCTCAAAGAACTTATATGTCATGCACAGCAAAGTTCGGTACAAACAGCGAGGTGGGAGTTTGGAGAAGGCTTAAGAGTTCTTCGCACATCTCAGCAACACAGCCATTCTCACAGAGCTTGAAATCAGGGCCTGCGAAATCCGTGAAGGTTGTCACAAGAGCAATGTCAGGAGCAGCTGAGAACAGTCCACTACCAGGATTGCCTATTGATTTGAGAG GAAAGAGAGCATTCATTGCTGGTGTGGCTGATGATCATGGATATGGATGGGCAATATCAAAAGCTCTTGCTGCTGCTGGGGCTGAAATTCTAGTTGGTACATGGGTGCCG GCACTGAACATTTTTGAGTCCAGTTTAAGGCGTGGGAAGTTTGACGAGACACGCAA ACTGCCAGATGGCTCTTTGATGGAAATTACCAAGGTTTACCCATTAGATGCAGTTTTTGACAGTCCCGAGGATGTTCCTGAAGAT ATAAAAACCAACAAACGCTACTTGGGGTCCTCAAATTGGACTGTTAAG GAGGTTGTGGAATCTGTGAAGCAGGATTTTGGCAGCATTGATATCCTTGTCCACTCTCTTGCCAATGGGCCAGAG GTTACCAAACCTCTTTTGGAGACGTCAAGATATGGATATCTTGCAGCTATCTCTGCATCGAGTTACTCATATGTTTCTTTACTCAAGCATTTTGCTCCAATAATGAACCCAG GTGGTGCTTCACTCTCTCTAACATACATTGCTTCAGAAAGGATCATTCCCGG ATATGGTGGAGGGATGAGTTCAGCGAAGGCTGCTCTAGAGAGTGACACACGT GTGCTGGCCTTCGAAGCTGGAAGAAAGCACAACATTAGAGTTAACACAATATCTGCAG GACCATTAAGAAGTCGCGCAGCAAAGGCAATTGGATTCATTGATATGATGATTGATTACTCGTCGGAAAATGCACCCTTGCAGAAAGAACTATCTGCTG AGGAGGTGGGGAACGCTGCTGCCTTCCTGGCATCGCCATTGGCATCAGCTATCACCGGAACTGTTGTATACGTGGACAATGGTCTGAATGCGATGGGAGTCGGAGTTGACAGCCCAGTTTTTGAAAACCTTGATATTCCAAAAGCCGCAAAGTAA
- the LOC103430993 gene encoding enoyl-[acyl-carrier-protein] reductase [NADH] 1, chloroplastic-like (The RefSeq protein has 2 substitutions compared to this genomic sequence) has translation MAMTAAPGSHMAAVKPCISSSQRTYMSCTEKFGTNSEVGVWRRLKSSSHISATQPFSQSLKSGPAKSVKVVTRAMSGAAENSPLPGLPIDLRGKRAFIAGVADDHGYGWAISKALAAAGAEILVGTWVPALNIFESSLRRGKFDETRKLPDGSLMEITKVYPLDAVFDSPEDVPEDIKTNKRYLGSSNWTVKEVVESVKQDFGSIDILVHSLANGPEVTKPLLETSRYGYLAAISASSYSYVSLLKHFAPIMNPGGASLSLTYIASERIIPGYGGGMSSAKAALESDTRVLAFEAGRKHNIRVNTISAGPLRSRAAKAIGFIDMMIDYSSENAPLQTELSAEEVGNAAAFLASPLASAITGTVVYVDNGLNAMGVGVDSPVFENLDIPKAAK, from the exons ATGGCCATGACTGCAGCTCCCGGATCACACATGGCAGCGGTTAAGCCTTGCATATCGTCCTCTCAAAGAACTTATATGTCATGCACAGCAAAGTTCGGTACAAACAGCGAGGTGGGAGTTTGGAGAAGGCTTAAGAGTTCTTCGCACATCTCAGCAACACAGCCATTCTCACAGAGCTTGAAATCAGGGCCTGCGAAATCCGTGAAGGTTGTCACAAGAGCAATGTCAGGAGCAGCTGAGAACAGTCCACTACCAGGATTGCCTATTGATTTGAGAG GAAAGAGAGCATTCATTGCTGGTGTGGCTGATGATCATGGATATGGATGGGCAATATCAAAAGCTCTTGCTGCTGCTGGGGCTGAAATTCTAGTTGGTACATGGGTGCCG GCACTGAACATTTTTGAGTCCAGTTTAAGGCGTGGGAAGTTTGACGAGACACGCAA ACTGCCAGATGGCTCTTTGATGGAAATTACCAAGGTTTACCCATTAGATGCAGTTTTTGACAGTCCCGAGGATGTTCCTGAAGAT ATAAAAACCAACAAACGCTACTTGGGGTCCTCAAATTGGACTGTTAAG GAGGTTGTGGAATCTGTGAAGCAGGATTTTGGCAGCATTGATATCCTTGTCCACTCTCTTGCCAATGGGCCAGAG GTTACCAAACCTCTTTTGGAGACGTCAAGATATGGATATCTTGCAGCTATCTCTGCATCGAGTTACTCATATGTTTCTTTACTCAAGCATTTTGCTCCAATAATGAACCCAG GTGGTGCTTCACTCTCTCTAACATACATTGCTTCAGAAAGGATCATTCCCGG ATATGGTGGAGGGATGAGTTCAGCGAAGGCTGCTCTAGAGAGTGACACACGT GTGCTGGCCTTCGAAGCTGGAAGAAAGCACAACATTAGAGTTAACACAATATCTGCAG GACCATTAAGAAGTCGCGCAGCAAAGGCAATTGGATTCATTGATATGATGATTGATTACTCGTCGGAAAATGCACCCTTGCAGAAAGAACTATCTGCTG AGGAGGTGGGGAACGCTGCTGCCTTCCTGGCATCGCCATTGGCATCAGCTATCACCGGAACTGTTGTATACGTGGACAATGGTCTGAATGCGATGGGAGTCGGAGTTGACAGCCCAGTTTTTGAAAACCTTGATATTCCAAAAGCCGCAAAGTAA